CGCCGGTAAAAGTGCCCAGGGCATCGGTATCCAGCCCCGCCGGCACCTGGACCGCAAGCCCCAGCAACGCCTTTAAGGGAGGGGCGACGACCGCCTCCTTGCCGTGCTTGGTGCTCAGCACGGCGGCGCACCCGTGGTAGCGGCCGGGTGTCCGGGGTGCGCGGCCGGCCCTGCGGAAACGAAACCGCGCGCCGCCTCTCTTAATCAGCATCGCGCCCATCTTCCGCCCGCCCCGCCGCCGGCCGCCCGGCCGGGGCCGAGGCGCCGCTCGCGCCGAGCCGCGCCGCGATCTCCTCCGCCTCCCGCAAGGCGCGGTCCGTGTCGGCATCGACGACCAGGACGTGCCCCATCTTTCGGCCCACCCCTGCTTCCTCTTTGCCGTAAAGGTACAGGCGGGCGTTCGGGCGCGACAACACCGTTTCCCAACGCGGGGGGCCCTCCAGCCAAAGGTCTCCGAGCAGATTCACCATGACCGCGGGGGAGAGCAGCGCGGGATCGCCCAGCGGCAAACCGCAGACCGCCCGCAGATGCTGCTCGAACTGAGAGGTGACGCAGGCGCCGAAAGTGTAGTGCCCGCTGTTGTGCGTCCGGGGAGCGATCTCATTGACCAGCACGCTCTCGTCACCCAAAACGAACATTTCGACCGCCATCACCCCGACGTGCCCGAGCTGTTCGGCGATGCCGCAGGCCATCCGTTCGGCCTCCCGGCGGGTCCGCTCCGAAACCCCGGCCGGCACCCTGGTGGTGTGAAGGATATGGCGCACGTGCACGTTTTCGGCCACCGGGTAGGCCCGCATCTCGCCCGGCACGGAGCGGGCCAGAACCACCGCGATCTCCTTCCTGAAAGGAACGAGCGTTTCCAGCACGGCCGGCCGGCCGCCGATGGCCCGCCAAGCGCTCTCCAGCGCGCCGGGCTCGGTCACAAGCACCTGGCCTTTTCCATCATAGCCGCCCCGCCGGCTCTTGAGCACGGCGGGGAAGTCGACCGCGCGGACAGCTTCGCCAAGGCGCCGGGGATCGTCAACCGCCGCGAAGGGTGCCTGGGGAAAACCGGCCGCTTTGAGAAACTCCTTCTGCAGCAGGCGGTCCTGGACGGTACGCAACACGGCGGCGCTTGGGCGGACCGGCACGGTTCCCTCGAGCCGGGCCAGGAGCGCGGCCGGCACGAACTCATTTTCGAGGGTCACCACGTCCACTTGGGCGGCCAGCCTCAGGGCGGCCTCGACATCATCCAGGGGCGCCTGCAGGAATAAGTCCGCGCCCTTCGCCGCCGGACAACCGGCCACGGGGTCCAGCACGCCCACCCCGTATCCCATCCGCCTCGCTTCCAGGGCCAGCATCCAGCCTAATTGGCCGCCTCCCAGCACCCCGATGCGGCCGCCCGGAAACACCGTTTTCACAACTGCTCCTCCAGGACGCGGGCCGTCTCCCGCCGCCTCCGGGATTGCAGCCTTTCCCGCAGAGCAGGGTCGGTCAGCGCCAGTATGGACACGGCCAGCAAAGCCGCGTTCACCGCGCCGGCCTCGCCGATGGCCAGCGTCCCGACCGGAACGCCTTTCGGCATCTGGACGATGGACAAAAGCGAATCGAGGCCTTGCAGGGCTCGGGATTGGACCGGTACGCCCAGGACCGGGAGGGTGGTGCGGGAGGCCGTCATCCCCGGCAGGTGAGCGGCTCCACCGGCCCCGGCGATGATTACGCGCAGTCCCCGGGCTTCGGCGGTACTCGCATATTCAAAAAGGAACTCGGGAGTGCGGTGCGCGGACACCACGCGACACTCGTGAGGCACCTCCAGTTCGGACAATGCCTCGGAGGCATGCCGCATCGTTTCCCAATCGCTGCGGCTGCCCATAATCACGCCGACTACCGGCGCCGGATCGCTTGCGGGCTTCATAAACGGGCCTTTACCTCCCTGAAGACGGGTAACAGCCTCCTGTAGACTCCAACCCTAACCGCCCTCGGCCAGGCAGCCTGTATGAGCAATTAGGCTTCTAAAAAGCACTTCCCACTTAGGTCCTTCCAGATAGTTTGTTTGTGCCGTAGAAAAAAGGAATACTCCCACAGGCTCCTATTTTCCCCGGTGTTTTCCTTATCCATACCCCAATATCGTACACAAAACGGTGCTATTGTCAATAGCAAACCCGGCACGCCGGCACGGCACACGGGAAACCCTTGGGTGTTATAGCGGGTTTCGCTTTGCCAAATCAAAGGGAAAA
This is a stretch of genomic DNA from Bacillota bacterium. It encodes these proteins:
- a CDS encoding 5-(carboxyamino)imidazole ribonucleotide synthase, which translates into the protein MKTVFPGGRIGVLGGGQLGWMLALEARRMGYGVGVLDPVAGCPAAKGADLFLQAPLDDVEAALRLAAQVDVVTLENEFVPAALLARLEGTVPVRPSAAVLRTVQDRLLQKEFLKAAGFPQAPFAAVDDPRRLGEAVRAVDFPAVLKSRRGGYDGKGQVLVTEPGALESAWRAIGGRPAVLETLVPFRKEIAVVLARSVPGEMRAYPVAENVHVRHILHTTRVPAGVSERTRREAERMACGIAEQLGHVGVMAVEMFVLGDESVLVNEIAPRTHNSGHYTFGACVTSQFEQHLRAVCGLPLGDPALLSPAVMVNLLGDLWLEGPPRWETVLSRPNARLYLYGKEEAGVGRKMGHVLVVDADTDRALREAEEIAARLGASGASAPAGRPAAGRAEDGRDAD
- the purE gene encoding 5-(carboxyamino)imidazole ribonucleotide mutase; the encoded protein is MKPASDPAPVVGVIMGSRSDWETMRHASEALSELEVPHECRVVSAHRTPEFLFEYASTAEARGLRVIIAGAGGAAHLPGMTASRTTLPVLGVPVQSRALQGLDSLLSIVQMPKGVPVGTLAIGEAGAVNAALLAVSILALTDPALRERLQSRRRRETARVLEEQL